The following proteins are co-located in the Podarcis raffonei isolate rPodRaf1 chromosome 5, rPodRaf1.pri, whole genome shotgun sequence genome:
- the LOC128414711 gene encoding latexin-like: MEIPPSHYPATRAAGVVENYINYQHGSPSRIFGVREVRQASREEIPGVGHKYRLKFAMEEELQKGSPVNCTAEILYHHGDPHVAPEVHYTVEGEFGTNTEEADNKFYNRLKNLPDLLEAQNLPDNFGNVSEEMKPVRHLAWVACGYVIWQNSTEDTWYKMAKVQSVKQVKRSDDYLEFSYVILIHDIVSQEIIPWHMQVLWNPQHGVKVTRNSRQPKRAAQD, from the exons ATGGAGATCCCCCCGTCGCACTACCCGGCCACGCGAGCCGCCGGCGTGGTCGAGAACTACATCAACTACCAGCACGGCAGCCCCAGCAGGATTTTCGGCGTGCGGGAAGTGCGCCAAGCCAGCCGAGAG GAAATTCCAGGTGTTGGGCACAAATATCGCCTGAAGTTTGCAATGGAAGAAGAACTTCAGAAA GGCAGTCCTGTGAACTGCACCGCTGAAATCCTGTATCATCACGGCGACCCACATGTTGCTCCCGAAGTGCATTATACAGTGGAAGGGGAGTTCGGGACAAATACAGAGGAAGCAGACAACAAGTTTTACAACAGACTCAAGAACCTGCCAGACCTATTAGAGGCACAAAATCTTCCAg ACAATTTCGGAAATGTCTCTGAAGAAATGAAGCCTGTTCGGCACTTAGCCTGGGTTGCCTGTGGTTACGTAATATGGCAGAATTCGACAGAAGACACTTGGTACAAAATGGCAAAAGTGCAAAGTGTCAAGCAAGTG AAAAGGAGTGATGATTACCTGGAATTTTCCTATGTGATTCTGATCCATGATATTGTCTCCCAG GAGATTATTCCTTGGCACATGCAAGTTTTATGGAACCCGCAGCATGGAGTTAAAGTCACACGGAATAGCCGTCAGCCAAAACGTGCGGCACAGGATTAG